TTTGAGTTTCTGGCGCGACGCTGAGAACGGGGTGGGGATCAAGTGTTATGCGGAGTGCGAGTCGGCTGCGGTGCTGGGTGCCCTGGGGGGCGGGTTCACGAAGGCGGATATGTGCGGGGGCAAGCGGAGATCCCCCCGAACGAAGGCGATCAAGACGAGGATCAGCAAGAAGGTGAAGGACGCGGGGGAGGTGACGGCACCGACAACGCACCCGACCCCCGAGGCGGTGGTGGAGGATCAGAGGCGGCGTATCGGCAGGGTGGTCGCGCAGTGGATCTATCGGAATCGGGCCGGGGACCCGGTGGTGATCGTGACCCGTTTCGAGCAACGGAACGGGGGCAAGACCTACCGGCCCGCTTCAAAGGTGCCGGGGGGCTGGGCCGATCGTGCGATCAAGCCGCACCCGTTGTACCGGCTGCCTGAGCTAGCGAAGGACCCGGACGCGGCGGTGTACGTCACTGAGGGGGAGAAGTGCGCGGACCTGGTGGCGTCGCTGGGGCTGGTGTCCACGACGAGCGCAGGCGGGGCGCAGAGGGCATCCGGAACCGACTGGACCCCGCTGGCCGGTCGGGATGTGATCGTGCTGCCGGACGAGGGAGGCCCCGGGGGGCGCTACGCGGGCGCGGTGGGGCGGCTGCTGGGTGGCCTGGACCCGGCACCCCGAGTGCGGGTGATCCGGCTGCCTGATCTGAAGGAAGGGGAGGACGTCGAGCAACGGCTGGAGGCGCTGGGCGGTGACGGCGAGGTGCTCAAGGCCGAGATTCTGAAGCTGACGGCTGAGGCGGCCGAGACCCCGGCGCTCGAGGACGACCCCGGTGGGCCGGTGTTGAGGTGTCTGGCTGATATTGAGCCGCAGAAGGTGAGGTGGTTGTGGCCGGGGCGTATCCCGTTGGGGCGGATCACGTTGCTGGTGGGACGGCCGGGGGAGGGTAAGAGTTTCCTCACCTGCGATATGGCGGCGCGGGTATCGACGGGAACGGACTGGCCGGATGGGACGGTGTGCCCCGAGGGTTCGGTGCTGCTGGTGTGTGCCGAGGATGACCCCGGCGACACGATCCGGCCCCGGCTGGACGCGCACCATGCCGATGTGCGCCGGGTTCATCTGCTGGCGGGAGTGCGACGGCCGACCGGACGCGATGGTGAGATGGTCGAGACGTGGTTCACGTTGGCCGATGTGCTGGAGTTGGAGTCGGTGCTGGAGCGCTTGTCGGATTGCAAGCTGGTGGTTGTCGATCCGATCGGGAGTTACCTGGGGAGCGGGACCGACGCGCACCGGGACAACGAGGTGCGGTCGGTGCTGGCACCGATCGGTCGGCTGGCTGAGAAGTATGGACCCGCGTTTGTAGTGGTCGCGCACCGGCGTAAGGGAACCGGCACGAACGCGGACGAGTTGGCGTTGGGATCGAGGGCGTTCACGGGCATAGCGCGGGCGGTGTGGCACGTGACGCGCGAGGAGGAGGACAAGACGCGGCGGCTGCTGCTGCCGGGTAAGAACAACCTGGGACCCGAGGGGAGCGGTCTGGCGTTCACGATCGCGGGGGACCCTGCGGTGATCGCGTGGGAGATGAACCCGGTCGAGATGTCTGCGGACGATCAGTTGAGACGGGAGAACGGCGGCGGTGAGGAACGGACCCCGGGGCCGGAGCCTGTGGCGCGCAATCATGCGGCGGCGTGGCTGAGGGGTCTGCTGGAGGAGGGGGCGAAGCGGGTGAAGGAGATCGAGGGCGAGGGGCGTGCTGCCGGGTTCAGCATGGGAACCCTGAGGCGGGCTAAGGATGAGTTGGGGATCACCCCGCACCGGGAGGGGTACGGGGAGGGTGGTGGCTGGTGGTGGGAGCTGCCGTCAAAGGTGCGCACCAAAGATGCGCAGACCCCTAAGGGTGAAATAACCTGCGCATCTAGCTCACCTTTGAAAAAACACGGTGAAAACGGGCAAAAGGACCTGCGCACCTTTGGGGCGGATTCCAAAGGTGCGCAGGTTCTAAGACTTGAGCACCTTTGCGATCAGGGGGACGGAACCGGCCCGGACGTCGGCGACGGCGGCCGGGTCATTGACCTGTGACGGGGGCACGACCTGATACCTGTCGGCGAGTTGCCGACTCAACACGAAGGCCGCTGAGGCGGCAGATTGGACTAGTGATGGGATTCTGTATTGATGCGAGCGAGCGGCTGGAGCACCTTTCAATCCTTAGATCAGAGTTTGAGTCTGACCCGGGGCCGAGCGTGATCGCGCTGCTGA
This Phycisphaeraceae bacterium DNA region includes the following protein-coding sequences:
- a CDS encoding AAA family ATPase, producing MTRPKQSSTHLEGGGAAGAGEPDRLWQRLMELPKVRAEGDGFKACCPAHDDNNPSLSFWRDAENGVGIKCYAECESAAVLGALGGGFTKADMCGGKRRSPRTKAIKTRISKKVKDAGEVTAPTTHPTPEAVVEDQRRRIGRVVAQWIYRNRAGDPVVIVTRFEQRNGGKTYRPASKVPGGWADRAIKPHPLYRLPELAKDPDAAVYVTEGEKCADLVASLGLVSTTSAGGAQRASGTDWTPLAGRDVIVLPDEGGPGGRYAGAVGRLLGGLDPAPRVRVIRLPDLKEGEDVEQRLEALGGDGEVLKAEILKLTAEAAETPALEDDPGGPVLRCLADIEPQKVRWLWPGRIPLGRITLLVGRPGEGKSFLTCDMAARVSTGTDWPDGTVCPEGSVLLVCAEDDPGDTIRPRLDAHHADVRRVHLLAGVRRPTGRDGEMVETWFTLADVLELESVLERLSDCKLVVVDPIGSYLGSGTDAHRDNEVRSVLAPIGRLAEKYGPAFVVVAHRRKGTGTNADELALGSRAFTGIARAVWHVTREEEDKTRRLLLPGKNNLGPEGSGLAFTIAGDPAVIAWEMNPVEMSADDQLRRENGGGEERTPGPEPVARNHAAAWLRGLLEEGAKRVKEIEGEGRAAGFSMGTLRRAKDELGITPHREGYGEGGGWWWELPSKVRTKDAQTPKGEITCASSSPLKKHGENGQKDLRTFGADSKGAQVLRLEHLCDQGDGTGPDVGDGGRVIDL